A single region of the Streptomyces sp. AM 4-1-1 genome encodes:
- a CDS encoding glycerophosphodiester phosphodiesterase has product MTHARQHTTRRPTQVVAHRGASDDAPEHTLAAYRKAIEDGADALECDVRLTADGQLVCVHDRRVNRTSNGRGAVSALELADLATLDFGSWKDREESPDWDPVPGELTSVLTLERLLDLVRETRAAGRPVELAIETKHPTRWAGQVEERLLHLLRRFDLADPPPDGPSPVRVMSFSARSLHRVRIAAPNLPTVYLMQFISPRLRDGRLPAGARIAGPSMRIVRGHPGYVERLRRAGHQTHVWTVNEPADVDLCARLGVDAIITNRPKQVLSQLGRL; this is encoded by the coding sequence GTGACCCACGCACGGCAGCACACCACCCGACGCCCCACCCAGGTCGTAGCCCACCGGGGGGCGTCCGACGACGCTCCGGAGCACACCCTGGCCGCCTACCGGAAGGCGATCGAGGACGGGGCCGACGCCCTGGAGTGCGATGTACGGCTCACCGCGGACGGACAGCTCGTCTGCGTGCACGACCGCCGGGTGAACCGCACGTCCAACGGCCGCGGCGCCGTCTCCGCCCTGGAGCTCGCCGACCTCGCCACCCTCGACTTCGGTTCCTGGAAGGACCGTGAGGAGTCCCCGGACTGGGACCCGGTGCCGGGGGAGCTCACCTCCGTACTCACCCTGGAGCGTCTGCTGGACCTGGTCCGCGAGACGCGGGCCGCCGGGCGTCCGGTGGAGCTGGCCATCGAGACCAAACACCCCACCCGGTGGGCCGGCCAGGTCGAGGAACGGCTGCTGCACCTGCTCAGGCGCTTCGATCTGGCCGATCCCCCGCCCGACGGTCCCTCGCCCGTACGGGTCATGAGTTTTTCGGCGCGTTCGCTGCACCGCGTCCGGATCGCGGCGCCGAACCTGCCCACCGTCTATCTGATGCAGTTCATCTCGCCACGGCTGCGCGACGGGCGGCTGCCCGCGGGCGCCCGGATCGCGGGCCCGAGCATGCGGATCGTGCGCGGCCACCCCGGTTACGTCGAACGGCTGCGCCGGGCGGGCCACCAGACGCACGTCTGGACCGTGAACGAGCCGGCGGACGTGGACCTCTGCGCACGCCTCGGGGTCGATGCGATCATCACGAACCGGCCAAAACAGGTGTTGTCCCAACTGGGACGGCTCTGA
- a CDS encoding DUF5926 family protein produces MAKKRPQTKAGKPQLKDGEIPVVGAREPCPCGSGRRYKACHGRAAAQAVSELVQRPFEGLAGECDWVALRELVPAATVPLTLKDELPEGVTSVTLATVLPAAWPALRREDGSVMLALQNDTSSGDLSRDLADTLLRALAAEPGTPVAARRVPADGPRLQDVLAPDAAFEPVLHPGFEFWVPDAENATPEVAASLERANAAALPTTRLPGQDAAYWCETPEKNHLRWVMPYPEERLLDALARLHAAGTSSLGEGTRLVGSFRAHGLMVPVWDLPSSMGAEDCEKPAAAFAERLTEALGSDAPLDAEERRARGGLTNRQVTLS; encoded by the coding sequence ATGGCCAAGAAGCGCCCTCAGACCAAGGCCGGGAAACCGCAGCTCAAGGACGGCGAGATTCCGGTGGTCGGGGCTCGTGAGCCCTGCCCCTGCGGTTCGGGCCGCCGCTACAAGGCGTGTCACGGCCGGGCCGCCGCCCAGGCCGTGTCAGAGCTCGTTCAGCGGCCCTTCGAGGGGCTGGCCGGCGAGTGCGACTGGGTCGCCCTGCGTGAGCTGGTGCCCGCCGCGACCGTACCGCTGACACTCAAGGACGAACTCCCGGAGGGAGTCACGTCCGTGACACTCGCGACCGTCCTGCCCGCGGCCTGGCCCGCGCTGCGCCGCGAGGACGGGTCCGTCATGCTCGCCCTGCAGAACGACACGTCGTCCGGCGACCTCAGCCGTGACCTCGCGGACACCCTGCTGCGGGCACTGGCCGCCGAACCGGGCACCCCGGTCGCCGCCCGGCGGGTGCCCGCCGACGGCCCGCGGCTCCAGGACGTCCTCGCCCCGGACGCGGCCTTCGAACCGGTCCTCCACCCGGGCTTCGAGTTCTGGGTGCCGGACGCCGAGAACGCGACGCCCGAGGTGGCCGCCTCCCTGGAGCGCGCGAACGCCGCCGCGCTCCCCACCACCCGGCTCCCCGGCCAGGACGCCGCGTACTGGTGCGAGACCCCGGAGAAGAACCACCTGCGCTGGGTCATGCCGTACCCCGAGGAGCGGCTTCTCGACGCACTCGCCCGGCTGCACGCCGCCGGTACGTCCTCGCTCGGCGAGGGAACCCGTCTGGTGGGCTCCTTCCGGGCGCACGGGCTGATGGTCCCGGTGTGGGACCTGCCGAGTTCGATGGGGGCCGAGGACTGCGAGAAGCCCGCGGCCGCCTTCGCGGAGCGGCTGACCGAAGCGCTCGGCTCGGACGCCCCGCTCGATGCCGAGGAGCGACGCGCTCGTGGCGGGCTCACCAACCGTCAGGTGACGCTCAGCTGA
- a CDS encoding tyrosine-type recombinase/integrase: MKSYDVRVWSIRQRKSKKAPYQVRWTVNGQEHQKPFATKTLADARRSALVTAQRAGEAFDMASGLPVSELREAASPTWYEHACAYARMKWPASAAKHRASIAEALAAVTAAFVKTQRGAPDRTVLRGALQAWAFRMVLNPETGEHVNRKDAEAPPAEVRRALEWVSGNSLKVIDVAESDAVRTALRALSKTLAGKQAADNTVRRKRAVLSNAFRYAIERDLLAANPLDRIDWAPPETTDEVDFEFVPGPEQAGELLAAVQGISARGRHLHAFFGCMYYAAMRPAEVAGLKRSNCKLPAQGWGELVLSKSRPEVGSGWTDDGKSYEERGLKHRARKATRPVPIPPVLVTMLRAHLEEHGTAPDGRLFRAVRGGRVRSTEYTGIWQAARMKALSEEEVETPLADVPYSLRHACVSLWIKAGVDPVEVARRAGHSPAVLWKFYAKLLRGHQDASNRMIEVALEARRDD, from the coding sequence GTGAAGAGCTACGACGTGCGCGTTTGGAGTATCCGCCAGCGCAAGAGCAAGAAGGCCCCGTACCAGGTCCGATGGACCGTGAACGGCCAAGAGCACCAGAAGCCGTTCGCCACGAAAACCTTGGCGGATGCGCGGCGATCAGCCCTTGTCACCGCGCAGCGTGCCGGAGAGGCGTTCGACATGGCGTCCGGGCTTCCCGTCTCAGAGCTGCGCGAGGCGGCCTCGCCCACCTGGTACGAGCACGCCTGCGCGTACGCCCGCATGAAGTGGCCGGCAAGTGCGGCCAAGCACCGGGCGAGCATCGCGGAAGCTCTCGCCGCCGTGACAGCAGCGTTCGTAAAGACGCAACGAGGGGCCCCGGATCGCACCGTGCTGCGCGGCGCCCTACAGGCATGGGCATTCCGTATGGTGCTCAATCCGGAGACCGGAGAACACGTCAACCGCAAAGACGCGGAGGCCCCACCCGCAGAGGTCCGGCGAGCGCTGGAGTGGGTGTCGGGCAACTCGTTGAAGGTGATCGACGTAGCAGAATCGGATGCCGTACGGACGGCCCTGCGAGCTCTGTCGAAGACGCTGGCAGGGAAGCAGGCCGCAGACAACACGGTCCGCCGGAAGCGGGCCGTACTCAGTAACGCCTTCCGCTACGCGATCGAGCGAGACCTCTTGGCCGCCAATCCGCTGGACCGCATCGACTGGGCACCCCCTGAGACCACCGACGAAGTCGACTTCGAGTTCGTCCCGGGCCCGGAGCAAGCGGGCGAACTGCTTGCGGCCGTCCAGGGCATCAGCGCCCGAGGACGGCACCTTCACGCATTCTTCGGGTGCATGTACTACGCCGCCATGCGGCCTGCCGAGGTCGCCGGTTTGAAGCGGAGTAACTGCAAGCTGCCGGCACAAGGTTGGGGGGAGTTGGTGCTGTCCAAGAGTCGCCCGGAGGTCGGTTCCGGGTGGACTGACGACGGGAAGTCGTACGAGGAGCGCGGGTTGAAGCACCGAGCCCGCAAGGCCACCCGTCCCGTTCCTATCCCGCCCGTACTGGTCACGATGCTGCGCGCGCACCTGGAGGAGCACGGGACGGCGCCGGACGGACGCCTCTTCCGAGCAGTGAGGGGCGGGCGAGTCCGGTCCACGGAGTACACAGGAATCTGGCAGGCGGCCCGGATGAAGGCGCTGTCCGAGGAAGAGGTCGAGACACCGCTCGCGGATGTGCCCTACTCCCTTCGACACGCGTGTGTGTCGCTCTGGATCAAGGCGGGGGTGGACCCTGTGGAGGTCGCCCGCCGAGCCGGGCACAGTCCCGCCGTCCTGTGGAAGTTCTACGCGAAGCTCCTCCGTGGCCATCAGGACGCCTCGAACCGAATGATCGAGGTCGCCCTGGAAGCCCGCCGCGACGACTAA
- a CDS encoding ATP-binding protein yields MRDQLRGNGVSDSVVDDAVLILSELLSNACRHGRPLGRHTEVGDGDVRAAWHVDRTGALTVEVTDGGGPTRPVPATPSVTARGGRGLNIIGALSQEWGVRDNAAGEVTVWVLVSEGHRRDDFAPRVPAQGLGAVGALADIGIDGIDGLDGIDPLDGIGAIGTMDGIGRMGEIDEIDGLDFADAG; encoded by the coding sequence ATGCGTGATCAGCTGCGGGGCAACGGGGTGTCGGACTCGGTCGTCGACGACGCCGTTCTGATTCTTTCCGAGCTTCTCAGCAACGCCTGTCGGCACGGCAGGCCGCTGGGCCGGCACACGGAGGTCGGTGACGGGGACGTGCGCGCCGCGTGGCACGTCGACCGTACGGGTGCGCTGACCGTCGAGGTGACGGACGGCGGCGGGCCCACCCGCCCGGTTCCGGCCACCCCGTCGGTGACGGCGCGGGGCGGCCGTGGACTCAACATCATCGGCGCGCTCTCCCAGGAGTGGGGCGTGAGGGACAACGCCGCAGGTGAGGTCACCGTGTGGGTGCTGGTCTCGGAGGGGCATCGGCGCGACGACTTCGCGCCCCGGGTGCCCGCGCAGGGCCTGGGCGCTGTCGGAGCACTCGCCGACATCGGAATCGACGGAATTGACGGGCTCGACGGGATCGATCCGCTGGACGGGATCGGTGCGATCGGCACGATGGACGGCATCGGCCGGATGGGCGAGATCGACGAGATAGACGGACTGGACTTCGCCGACGCGGGATGA
- a CDS encoding aminopeptidase P family protein, with the protein MAEELVPENPETPESEEAQPIKQRKNGLYPGVSDELAENMKSGWADTELHGLEPIAQAAHTAARRAALSARFPGERLVIPSGNLKTRSNDTEYAFRASTEYAYLTGDQTHDSVLVLEPKAAGGDGHDATVYLLPRSNRENGEFWLNGQGELWVGRRHSLAEAEQLLGIPAKDVRELSAALAEATGPVRNVRGHDAGVEAALTDKVTAERDEELRVFLSEARLVKDAFEISELQKACDATARGFEDVVKVLDKAEATSERYIEGTFFLRARVDGNDIGYGSICAAGPHATTLHWVRNDGPVRSGELLLLDAGVETDQLYTADVTRTLPINGTFSPLQRKIYDAVYEAQEAGIAAVKPGGAFRDFHDAAQRVLAEKLVEWGLLGDLSVEKVLELGLQRRWTLHGTGHMLGMDVHDCAAARTEAYVSGTLEPGVCLTVEPGLYFQADDLTVPEEYRGIGVRIEDDILVTEDGNRNLSDSLPRRADEVEAWMAGLKG; encoded by the coding sequence GTGGCTGAGGAGCTCGTCCCGGAGAACCCGGAGACCCCGGAGTCCGAAGAAGCACAGCCGATCAAGCAGCGGAAGAACGGCCTGTACCCGGGCGTTTCCGACGAGCTCGCCGAGAACATGAAGTCCGGCTGGGCGGACACCGAGCTGCACGGTCTCGAACCGATCGCCCAGGCCGCGCACACCGCCGCCCGGCGAGCCGCGCTCTCCGCCCGCTTCCCCGGCGAGCGGCTGGTCATTCCCTCGGGCAACCTGAAGACCCGTTCGAACGACACCGAGTACGCGTTCCGCGCCTCCACCGAGTACGCGTACCTGACCGGCGACCAGACGCACGACAGCGTCCTGGTCCTGGAGCCGAAGGCCGCGGGCGGGGACGGGCACGACGCCACGGTCTACCTGCTGCCCCGCTCCAACCGGGAGAACGGTGAGTTCTGGCTGAACGGCCAGGGCGAGCTGTGGGTCGGCCGCCGGCACTCTCTCGCCGAGGCCGAACAGCTGCTGGGCATTCCCGCGAAGGACGTGCGCGAGCTGTCGGCGGCGCTGGCCGAGGCCACCGGTCCCGTGCGCAACGTCCGCGGGCACGACGCGGGCGTCGAGGCGGCCCTGACCGACAAGGTCACCGCCGAGCGCGACGAGGAGCTGCGGGTCTTCCTCTCCGAGGCGCGCCTGGTCAAGGACGCCTTCGAGATCAGCGAGCTCCAGAAGGCGTGTGACGCCACGGCCCGTGGCTTCGAGGACGTCGTGAAGGTCCTCGACAAGGCCGAGGCCACGAGCGAGCGCTACATCGAAGGAACGTTCTTCCTGCGTGCCCGTGTCGACGGCAACGACATCGGTTACGGCTCGATCTGCGCCGCGGGACCCCACGCCACCACCCTCCACTGGGTACGCAACGACGGCCCCGTGCGCTCCGGTGAGCTCCTGTTGCTCGACGCCGGGGTGGAGACCGACCAGCTGTACACCGCCGACGTGACGCGGACCCTGCCGATCAACGGGACGTTCTCCCCGCTTCAGCGGAAGATCTACGACGCCGTGTACGAGGCGCAGGAGGCGGGCATCGCGGCCGTGAAGCCGGGCGGCGCCTTCCGTGACTTCCACGACGCCGCGCAGCGCGTGCTCGCCGAGAAGCTCGTCGAGTGGGGGCTGCTGGGTGACCTGTCCGTGGAGAAGGTCCTGGAGCTGGGGCTTCAGCGCCGCTGGACCCTGCACGGCACCGGCCACATGCTCGGCATGGACGTGCACGACTGCGCCGCCGCGCGCACCGAGGCGTACGTCAGCGGCACTCTGGAGCCGGGCGTGTGCCTGACCGTCGAGCCGGGTCTGTACTTCCAGGCCGACGATCTGACCGTGCCCGAGGAGTACCGCGGCATCGGCGTGCGCATCGAGGACGACATCCTCGTCACGGAGGACGGCAACCGGAACCTCTCCGACAGCCTCCCGCGCCGTGCCGACGAGGTCGAGGCGTGGATGGCGGGGCTCAAGGGCTGA
- a CDS encoding PP2C family protein-serine/threonine phosphatase: MLDIALLVRVHVDALIAAQNDMGVCDAIRRNTPVGKLAFMSAPHMPKVAGIDPVIPVSAHTAGPLTGVPAAPGAFIQDRLAGWVSDLTTLHELTERLAGTSTLDSALHELLRAGAALVGARRGLVVLEPPGRHSRTTTVGLGLAHADLGHIETLPRRVTSYGRILDGVPGAEGPVADGDLLGDEGLDPRHREVADRLGYAASYALPLAAEAPGRLGAAVWLYDEPAEPLERRRHLVGLYARYAAEHLARLLELERARTEIATITEELLPSRLPQVSGVRLATRHRAAPNGGGDWYDALALPDGALGLAVGSVTGSGPSALAAMGRLRAGLRAYAVMEGEDPVAVLSDLELLLRLTEPSRSATALFAYCEPARRKVVLAGAGHTPPLVIGDRRTEFIETTLSAPLGMLACWEAPSVEFTPAPGETVLLYTDGLLRRTGDSTDRAFARLHSAAATVPRAVRNDPGSVADHVLRTVLPDGPVPGDSTEDVVILAAHFN, translated from the coding sequence ATGCTGGACATCGCCTTACTTGTGCGTGTACATGTGGATGCATTGATAGCGGCGCAGAATGACATGGGGGTTTGCGATGCTATTCGACGAAACACACCGGTCGGAAAGCTGGCTTTCATGAGCGCCCCACACATGCCGAAAGTGGCCGGAATCGATCCCGTGATTCCTGTTTCAGCCCACACTGCCGGTCCTCTGACCGGTGTTCCGGCCGCGCCAGGAGCGTTCATCCAGGACCGTCTGGCCGGCTGGGTGTCCGATCTCACCACGCTCCACGAGCTCACCGAGCGGCTGGCCGGGACGAGCACGCTCGACAGCGCGCTGCACGAGTTGTTGCGCGCCGGAGCCGCCCTCGTCGGTGCCCGCCGTGGACTGGTGGTGCTCGAACCGCCGGGCCGCCACTCCCGTACCACGACCGTCGGCCTCGGCCTCGCCCACGCGGACCTGGGGCACATCGAGACGCTGCCGCGCCGCGTGACCTCGTACGGCAGGATTCTGGACGGAGTGCCGGGGGCCGAGGGGCCGGTCGCCGACGGTGATCTGCTCGGTGACGAAGGGCTCGACCCGCGCCACCGTGAGGTGGCCGACCGGCTCGGCTACGCCGCCAGTTACGCGCTGCCGCTGGCCGCCGAGGCGCCCGGCCGACTCGGCGCCGCCGTCTGGCTGTACGACGAACCCGCCGAACCGCTGGAGCGCCGGCGCCATCTGGTCGGCCTCTACGCCCGGTACGCCGCCGAGCATCTGGCCCGGCTGCTCGAACTGGAACGGGCCAGGACGGAGATCGCCACCATCACCGAGGAACTGCTGCCCAGCCGGCTGCCCCAGGTCTCCGGAGTGCGGCTGGCCACCCGTCATCGCGCCGCGCCGAACGGTGGCGGCGACTGGTACGACGCGCTGGCACTGCCCGACGGCGCGCTCGGCCTCGCCGTCGGCTCGGTGACCGGATCGGGCCCGAGCGCGTTGGCCGCGATGGGGCGGCTGCGCGCGGGACTGCGGGCATACGCCGTGATGGAGGGCGAGGACCCGGTCGCCGTACTCTCCGATCTGGAGCTGCTGCTGCGCCTCACCGAACCCTCCCGCTCCGCGACCGCGCTGTTCGCCTACTGCGAGCCCGCCCGCCGGAAGGTCGTGCTCGCGGGCGCCGGTCACACCCCGCCGCTGGTGATCGGGGACCGGCGCACCGAGTTCATCGAGACCACGCTCTCCGCTCCGCTGGGCATGCTCGCCTGCTGGGAGGCGCCCAGTGTGGAGTTCACCCCGGCGCCGGGCGAGACGGTGCTGCTCTACACCGATGGGCTGTTGCGCCGTACGGGCGATTCGACGGACCGGGCGTTCGCGCGGCTGCACTCGGCCGCGGCGACCGTGCCGCGAGCGGTGCGGAACGACCCGGGTTCGGTCGCCGACCATGTGCTGCGGACCGTACTGCCGGACGGTCCCGTGCCGGGCGACAGCACGGAGGACGTGGTGATTCTGGCGGCGCACTTCAACTGA
- a CDS encoding bifunctional DNA primase/polymerase has product MREILGRRRRLRLRRKERSARLDGALTCATAWQWPVLPGVGLTGIDGDRGRACACPDPECAVPGAHPFDPDLLAATTDERMVRWWWTNRPTAPIILATGGHAPCAVSLPAVVGAGALSALDRAGMRLGPVVATPTRWSLLVAPYTLERLGELLHEKERVPSSLRFHGEGGYLVLPPSEVGTGQVCWERPPSTEPGAPWLPDVEAVLDALVEASNSAPDGGSRLAY; this is encoded by the coding sequence ATGCGCGAGATCCTCGGAAGGCGACGCAGGCTACGGCTCCGGCGCAAGGAACGGTCGGCTCGGCTCGATGGGGCTCTGACCTGCGCCACCGCATGGCAATGGCCCGTGCTGCCCGGAGTGGGGCTGACAGGAATCGACGGTGACCGCGGCCGTGCCTGTGCCTGTCCCGATCCCGAGTGCGCCGTGCCCGGCGCGCACCCCTTCGACCCCGATCTGCTCGCGGCGACCACCGACGAGCGCATGGTGCGCTGGTGGTGGACCAACCGGCCGACCGCACCGATCATCCTGGCGACCGGCGGACACGCGCCCTGCGCGGTGAGTCTGCCCGCGGTGGTGGGCGCCGGCGCGCTCTCCGCGCTCGACCGCGCGGGAATGCGGCTCGGGCCCGTGGTGGCGACGCCCACGAGGTGGTCGCTGCTGGTGGCCCCGTACACCCTCGAACGGCTCGGCGAACTGCTGCACGAGAAGGAGCGGGTGCCCAGTTCGCTGCGCTTCCACGGCGAGGGCGGCTATCTGGTCCTGCCGCCGTCCGAGGTGGGGACGGGCCAGGTGTGCTGGGAACGGCCGCCCAGCACCGAGCCGGGGGCGCCGTGGCTGCCGGATGTGGAAGCGGTCCTGGACGCGCTGGTCGAGGCGAGCAACAGCGCTCCGGACGGCGGCAGCCGACTCGCGTACTGA
- a CDS encoding ATP-binding protein gives MSIWWSLHLRREAASVPLARRFLLGTMETAGVDPDISYDLSVALSEACANAVEHGGDRGSVRGPGRSGAATGGSGSDDERSGTASGQYRVTAYLDGEKCRIEVADSGPGFPARRPLRTAAQPSFTAEDGRGLCLIEQLADHVHFGNRPGRGAVVSFDKVLKWREGALLMVS, from the coding sequence ATGAGCATCTGGTGGTCACTCCATTTGCGGCGCGAAGCCGCGAGCGTCCCGCTCGCCCGTCGATTTCTGCTGGGCACCATGGAAACCGCGGGGGTGGATCCGGACATCTCGTACGACCTTTCGGTCGCGCTCAGCGAAGCCTGCGCGAACGCCGTCGAGCACGGCGGGGACCGCGGGAGCGTGCGCGGCCCCGGCAGGTCCGGCGCCGCGACCGGGGGGTCCGGTTCCGATGACGAGCGGTCCGGTACGGCCTCCGGCCAGTACCGGGTCACCGCCTATCTGGACGGCGAGAAATGCCGTATCGAGGTCGCCGACTCGGGGCCCGGGTTTCCCGCCCGGCGCCCGCTTCGCACCGCCGCACAACCGTCGTTCACCGCCGAGGACGGCCGGGGGCTCTGTCTGATCGAGCAGCTCGCCGACCACGTCCACTTCGGCAACAGACCTGGCCGGGGCGCGGTGGTGAGCTTCGACAAGGTCCTCAAATGGCGGGAGGGCGCGCTGCTCATGGTGTCCTGA
- a CDS encoding trypsin-like peptidase domain-containing protein codes for MSTENEGNEGNAVPAVPSAPPVPAAAPEGTPASPHAPADTVPADAPGAAPAHQGAPTAQTPPEVPAAHHQPQEQPTTAFAHPPYPPQQTPPTGPAWPPAPPAIPSYANGGGGGPVWGAPVHEPSPEGPRKRRAGGLVVAVAVAALVAGGIGGALGYVAADRNDTGSSGSTTVAAGDSPRDFKREPGTVAAVAAKALPSVVTIEAQGGNGEGGTGTGFVYDKEGHILTNNHVVASAADSGQLTATFSDGKKYAAEVVGRAQGYDVAVLKLKQAPSGLNPLSVGNSDQVAVGDSTIAIGAPFGLSNTVTTGIISAKNRPVASGDGASNKNSYMSALQTDASINPGNSGGPLLDARGAVIGINSAIQSTTGGGLGQSQAGSIGLGFAIPINQAKTVAEQLIKTGQPVYPVIGATVTMEERTGGATISEQGTGGTPPVTPNGPAAKAGLKAGDVITKFNDTVIDSGPTLIGEIWTHKPGDKVTLTYKRGGKQSTAEVTLGERKGDS; via the coding sequence GTGAGCACCGAGAACGAGGGCAACGAGGGCAACGCGGTTCCGGCCGTTCCGTCCGCACCTCCAGTGCCGGCCGCCGCTCCTGAGGGCACGCCCGCGTCCCCGCACGCCCCGGCGGACACGGTCCCGGCAGACGCGCCGGGCGCTGCTCCGGCGCACCAGGGCGCGCCGACGGCGCAGACGCCACCCGAGGTGCCCGCCGCGCACCACCAGCCGCAGGAGCAGCCGACGACGGCTTTCGCGCACCCTCCCTACCCGCCGCAGCAGACGCCGCCGACGGGCCCCGCCTGGCCGCCGGCTCCTCCCGCGATCCCCTCGTACGCGAACGGGGGTGGCGGCGGTCCCGTCTGGGGCGCTCCGGTGCACGAGCCGTCCCCGGAAGGTCCGCGGAAGCGCCGGGCGGGCGGTCTGGTCGTCGCCGTCGCGGTGGCCGCGCTCGTCGCGGGCGGCATCGGGGGCGCGCTCGGCTATGTGGCGGCCGACCGGAATGACACCGGTTCGTCGGGGTCGACCACGGTGGCGGCCGGGGACTCGCCGAGGGACTTCAAGCGCGAGCCGGGCACGGTCGCCGCGGTGGCGGCCAAGGCGCTGCCCAGTGTGGTCACGATCGAGGCACAGGGCGGCAACGGCGAGGGCGGTACGGGCACGGGCTTCGTGTACGACAAGGAGGGCCACATCCTCACCAACAACCACGTGGTGGCCTCCGCGGCGGACAGCGGTCAGCTCACGGCGACCTTCTCCGACGGCAAGAAGTACGCCGCCGAGGTGGTCGGCCGGGCCCAGGGCTACGACGTGGCGGTGCTGAAGCTGAAGCAGGCACCGTCGGGCCTGAACCCGCTCTCGGTCGGCAATTCGGACCAGGTCGCGGTCGGCGACTCGACGATCGCGATCGGCGCCCCGTTCGGTCTGTCCAACACGGTCACCACGGGCATCATCAGCGCGAAGAACCGCCCGGTGGCCTCCGGGGACGGTGCGAGCAACAAGAACTCGTACATGAGCGCCCTGCAGACGGACGCCTCGATCAACCCGGGCAACTCCGGCGGCCCGCTCCTGGACGCGCGCGGCGCGGTCATCGGCATCAACTCGGCCATCCAGTCCACCACCGGCGGCGGCCTCGGCCAGTCCCAGGCGGGATCGATCGGCCTCGGTTTCGCGATCCCGATCAACCAGGCGAAGACCGTCGCCGAACAGCTGATCAAGACGGGCCAGCCGGTCTACCCGGTGATCGGCGCCACGGTCACGATGGAGGAGAGGACCGGCGGGGCGACCATCTCGGAGCAGGGCACGGGAGGCACACCCCCGGTGACCCCGAACGGCCCGGCCGCGAAGGCGGGCCTCAAGGCGGGCGACGTCATCACGAAGTTCAACGACACGGTCATCGACAGCGGCCCCACCCTGATCGGCGAGATCTGGACCCACAAGCCGGGCGACAAGGTCACCCTGACCTACAAGCGCGGCGGCAAGCAGTCGACGGCCGAAGTAACCCTGGGCGAGCGCAAGGGCGACAGCTGA